A region of Pseudomonas putida DNA encodes the following proteins:
- the ihfA gene encoding integration host factor subunit alpha, which translates to MGALTKAEMAERLYEELGLNKREAKELVELFFEEIRHALEENEQVKLSGFGNFDLRDKRQRPGRNPKTGEEIPITARRVVTFRPGQKLKARVEAYAGTKP; encoded by the coding sequence ATGGGTGCTCTGACGAAAGCTGAGATGGCCGAAAGGCTGTACGAGGAGCTGGGGCTTAACAAGCGTGAGGCCAAGGAGTTGGTCGAGCTGTTTTTCGAAGAAATTCGGCACGCACTTGAAGAGAACGAGCAGGTCAAGCTGTCCGGTTTCGGCAACTTCGACCTTCGCGACAAACGCCAGCGGCCGGGCCGCAACCCCAAGACAGGGGAAGAGATCCCGATCACCGCTCGCCGCGTCGTCACCTTTCGTCCAGGGCAGAAGTTGAAGGCCCGGGTTGAGGCCTATGCTGGAACCAAGCCATAA
- a CDS encoding TonB-dependent receptor domain-containing protein has product MPYPPFSRALLTVALLAATAVQAEEIHELEPLPATELQASFVTATGGGTDVRDAPASVSVITREEIERQPVYDLNSLLRRIPGVTGGYGPVGEQSKIKLRGLDDKYTLILVDGKRIGSSADTNYRRDLGRQDINWISPNMIERIEIVRGPMSSLYGSDAMGGVINIITRKVSREWSGSLNVNTTIPEDSDRGQTNQTSVNLSGPVTDALGLRLGANMTRRAADEAAPRLDALGDFVYNDGAGGSKDHSVNALLNWQINDNHELSFEAVQGVERSWSSKKTFGDWGDTVGEGFGAGRLTRDSFVVSHHGDWGFGTSRIDAYLNKFNNELSEGKANSEEKIVEGSLNIPFDLLVNQRLTVGGQWKREQLTNTDTLGTVPVDYQGAVVGGAELEGDYSALFIEDELFLLDNLSLTLGNRFDHSDEYGNHNSPRAYVVYHPHPDWTVRGGVSRGFRAPSLKEGSAGAATNSGGRGCTSLRPLGYVTGSCWMAGNPNLRPEISTNKEIGVSFDHDGWEASLTYFHTDFKDKIEYAPLGYFQGRWWTMLENADKARTRGWEGSTKVPLWENASWRTNATYMLESRNLSTGRDLISSPKLSLFSAIDWQITERIGTELSAQHVGKQRGLGTDFVKPYTTYDLTANWAATRWLTVNVGVQNLLDEDPRDDSTSYYVPGRAYFAGITTYF; this is encoded by the coding sequence ATGCCATACCCACCTTTTTCCCGTGCCCTGCTCACCGTCGCACTGCTCGCCGCGACTGCGGTCCAGGCCGAGGAAATTCACGAGCTTGAACCGCTCCCCGCCACAGAACTGCAAGCCTCGTTCGTCACCGCCACTGGCGGCGGCACGGATGTGCGAGATGCGCCGGCCAGCGTCAGCGTCATCACCCGGGAAGAGATCGAGCGCCAGCCGGTCTACGACCTAAACAGCCTGCTACGCCGCATCCCCGGCGTCACAGGGGGTTACGGCCCCGTGGGCGAGCAGTCGAAGATCAAACTGCGCGGCCTTGACGACAAATACACCTTGATCCTGGTGGACGGTAAACGCATCGGCAGTTCCGCCGACACTAACTACCGCCGTGATCTGGGTCGCCAGGACATCAACTGGATCTCGCCAAACATGATTGAGCGGATCGAGATCGTGCGCGGGCCGATGTCGTCGTTGTATGGCTCGGACGCCATGGGCGGCGTGATCAACATCATCACCCGCAAGGTATCCCGTGAGTGGAGCGGCTCGCTAAACGTCAATACCACGATCCCAGAAGACTCCGATCGTGGTCAGACCAACCAAACCAGCGTTAACCTCTCTGGCCCTGTCACCGACGCCCTGGGGCTGCGCCTGGGCGCCAACATGACCCGGCGCGCTGCCGACGAAGCCGCGCCGCGCCTCGACGCACTAGGTGACTTCGTTTACAACGACGGCGCCGGCGGCTCCAAAGACCACAGCGTCAACGCCTTGCTTAATTGGCAGATCAACGACAACCATGAGTTGTCCTTCGAGGCTGTCCAAGGCGTGGAGCGTTCGTGGTCGTCGAAGAAAACCTTCGGTGACTGGGGTGACACGGTCGGTGAGGGCTTCGGTGCCGGGCGCCTGACCCGTGATAGCTTCGTGGTCTCTCACCACGGCGACTGGGGCTTTGGTACCTCGCGTATCGACGCTTACCTGAACAAGTTCAACAACGAACTCAGCGAGGGCAAGGCCAACTCGGAAGAAAAAATCGTCGAGGGTAGCCTTAACATCCCGTTTGACCTGCTGGTAAACCAGCGCCTCACCGTTGGCGGCCAGTGGAAACGTGAGCAACTGACCAATACCGACACCCTGGGCACCGTACCGGTTGATTACCAAGGGGCAGTGGTGGGCGGCGCGGAGCTTGAGGGCGACTATTCTGCGCTGTTCATCGAGGACGAGCTGTTTCTGCTCGACAACCTATCGCTAACGTTGGGCAACCGCTTCGACCACAGCGACGAATATGGCAACCACAACAGCCCACGTGCTTACGTGGTCTATCACCCTCACCCTGACTGGACCGTACGCGGTGGTGTGTCACGAGGCTTCCGCGCCCCCAGCCTGAAAGAAGGCAGTGCTGGCGCGGCGACCAACTCTGGCGGTCGCGGTTGTACATCGCTACGCCCGCTGGGTTACGTGACCGGCAGTTGCTGGATGGCAGGCAACCCGAACCTGCGTCCGGAAATCAGCACCAACAAAGAGATTGGCGTCTCCTTCGACCACGACGGTTGGGAGGCCAGCCTCACTTACTTCCACACCGACTTCAAAGACAAAATCGAGTATGCGCCGCTGGGGTACTTCCAGGGCCGCTGGTGGACTATGCTGGAAAATGCTGACAAAGCCCGCACCCGCGGCTGGGAAGGCAGCACCAAAGTGCCGTTGTGGGAAAACGCCAGCTGGCGCACCAACGCCACCTACATGCTCGAAAGCCGCAACCTGTCGACCGGTCGCGACCTGATCAGCTCGCCGAAGCTGTCGTTGTTCAGCGCCATCGACTGGCAGATCACCGAACGGATCGGCACCGAGTTGTCAGCTCAGCACGTGGGCAAGCAACGCGGCCTGGGTACCGACTTCGTCAAGCCGTACACCACGTACGACCTGACCGCCAACTGGGCAGCCACCCGCTGGCTCACCGTAAACGTCGGCGTGCAGAACCTGTTGGATGAAGACCCCCGTGATGACTCGACCAGCTATTACGTACCCGGGCGGGCGTATTTTGCTGGGATAACCACCTACTTCTAA
- a CDS encoding GNAT family N-acetyltransferase gives MPYRKGAKSDFSAITRNCMCRAKSGNQLTHFDKLAGSHVHVSHCIWKSPGGSIVSIHPLAASEWRVYRDLRLQALIDSPDAFASRYEDEAARDDSAWATRVSAVASSASAQVLIAFQQTEPCGLVWCKSLDADPLVVELFQMWVAPSSRGTGAGRALLDAAIAWAVTRDAERVCLGVTLADSPAMHLYQSSGFRPVGEPEPLRPGSALTSQPMELHLKRPG, from the coding sequence ATGCCCTACAGGAAAGGGGCTAAATCTGATTTTTCTGCCATTACGCGTAACTGTATGTGTCGCGCGAAATCCGGCAATCAGCTCACACACTTCGACAAGCTCGCCGGTTCTCATGTACACGTCAGTCATTGCATATGGAAATCACCCGGAGGAAGCATAGTGTCCATACACCCATTGGCGGCGAGTGAATGGCGAGTCTACCGAGACCTACGTTTACAGGCCCTGATCGACTCACCCGATGCCTTCGCAAGCCGATACGAAGATGAGGCTGCCAGAGACGATTCAGCGTGGGCAACACGCGTCTCTGCAGTTGCCAGTTCCGCAAGCGCCCAAGTATTGATTGCCTTTCAGCAGACTGAACCCTGTGGCTTGGTGTGGTGTAAATCCTTAGACGCTGACCCCCTTGTCGTTGAGCTTTTCCAGATGTGGGTAGCCCCGTCGTCTCGCGGAACAGGCGCCGGAAGAGCTTTACTCGATGCAGCCATCGCCTGGGCTGTAACGCGCGATGCAGAGCGTGTCTGCTTGGGCGTTACCCTCGCAGACAGCCCGGCAATGCATCTGTACCAATCAAGTGGCTTCCGCCCTGTCGGGGAGCCGGAGCCTTTGCGGCCAGGTTCCGCTTTGACGTCGCAACCCATGGAACTGCACTTGAAGCGCCCCGGATAA
- a CDS encoding DUF262 domain-containing protein: protein MSESGTQITLKQLMSHHQRIQIPMIQRDYAQGRPAVEDVREEFLGNLQHAFSLAPDDAALPLNLDFIYGSVDIEGPPRFLPLDGQQRLTTLFLLHWYLAWRDDCQAEFCRIFCEGTGSRFSYSVRPSSAEFFDELVNFWPARNAADGTTLAKLIKNQAWYFRYWRLDPTIQSCLIMLDAIHQHFSNVTGAYSRLMDEEQPVITFQLLDLDHFGLSDDLYIKMNARGKSLTAFETFKARFEHELKDQFGDETRDIGDQAFTVADYFARCMDTRWADFFWRYRDKETHLFDDAIMNFFHAVAFICRNPESAGYLEDISTFRTTPLKSAYALYHKGGWLEREFSTTLMLLLETWSAQSTQFTPVLPPNPYFNEAAMFQRLVHEPMTLAYNDLVQIFAYVAFLRAAGKQPEPEALLAWMRVIYNLSINSSFERPADMQRSLLAVQALLPHASDILGHFATSEKPTTGFYLQQVSEEQLKAELLLAHSGWRALIERAEKHGYFKGQIEFLLEFSGVLDKRRKAALPQWTASQHVALQKRFSEYLSKAEKMFNARGLDSRPDYRWERALLTLGDYLLPSGYNYSFLVNSASEQASWKRLLRGGVGENVQEARALLHKLLDQIDLDASLDDQLDELIASAKGLEPWRQIMVQTPAIFRYCGEHALRWEGNYIYMLTKSRMSGMHAELFSYHLHLQLAEETVQKSLLPLRADTYEAASGSEFEPFLYIALPFQNHTVYPWIFSRAGAFRIEVDRKALKPVPDLEKMLINTFEFEVQKEVLKLDVTQAAIHSKLRAMAKAVKTLDKQMTATL from the coding sequence ATGAGCGAGTCAGGCACTCAGATCACCCTGAAGCAGCTGATGAGCCACCATCAGCGCATTCAGATTCCGATGATCCAGCGGGACTATGCCCAGGGCCGCCCAGCCGTCGAAGATGTACGTGAAGAGTTTCTCGGCAATCTGCAGCATGCATTCTCGTTGGCTCCAGATGATGCCGCATTGCCCCTGAACCTCGATTTCATCTACGGCAGCGTCGACATCGAAGGGCCGCCACGATTCCTGCCCCTCGACGGCCAACAGCGACTGACCACCCTCTTCTTGTTGCACTGGTACCTGGCCTGGCGTGACGACTGCCAGGCCGAGTTCTGCCGAATTTTTTGTGAAGGCACGGGCTCGCGCTTTTCTTACAGCGTACGCCCTAGCAGCGCCGAGTTCTTCGATGAGCTGGTTAATTTCTGGCCGGCGCGCAACGCCGCAGACGGCACTACATTGGCCAAACTGATCAAGAACCAAGCCTGGTATTTCCGTTACTGGCGCCTGGATCCGACCATTCAGTCCTGCCTGATCATGCTGGATGCTATTCACCAACACTTCAGTAACGTCACCGGGGCCTACTCACGGTTGATGGACGAAGAACAACCGGTGATCACATTCCAGCTGCTTGACCTTGATCACTTCGGGCTCTCCGACGATTTGTACATAAAAATGAACGCCCGGGGTAAGTCGCTCACCGCCTTCGAGACATTCAAGGCTCGCTTCGAGCATGAATTAAAGGACCAGTTCGGCGACGAGACTCGCGATATCGGCGACCAAGCGTTCACTGTCGCAGATTACTTCGCACGCTGCATGGATACCCGCTGGGCTGATTTCTTCTGGAGGTATCGCGACAAGGAAACTCACCTTTTCGACGATGCCATCATGAACTTTTTCCATGCAGTGGCATTTATCTGTCGTAACCCGGAGTCCGCAGGGTACCTGGAGGACATCAGCACCTTCAGGACCACGCCACTGAAGTCAGCCTATGCCTTGTACCATAAGGGTGGATGGCTGGAGCGCGAGTTCTCCACCACACTCATGTTGCTGCTGGAAACCTGGAGTGCACAAAGCACCCAGTTCACGCCGGTGCTCCCACCCAATCCGTACTTTAACGAAGCGGCGATGTTCCAGCGTCTGGTCCACGAACCGATGACACTCGCCTATAACGACCTGGTGCAGATCTTTGCCTACGTTGCCTTCTTGCGGGCAGCGGGCAAGCAGCCAGAGCCAGAAGCCCTTCTGGCGTGGATGCGGGTAATCTACAACTTGTCGATCAATTCCAGCTTCGAGCGGCCAGCCGATATGCAACGTAGCCTGCTGGCGGTGCAGGCCCTGCTGCCCCATGCCAGCGACATCCTTGGCCACTTCGCGACCAGCGAGAAACCCACTACCGGCTTCTACTTGCAGCAGGTCAGTGAAGAGCAGCTTAAAGCCGAGCTGCTACTCGCCCACAGCGGGTGGCGCGCACTGATCGAGCGCGCAGAAAAACATGGCTACTTCAAAGGGCAAATCGAGTTTCTGCTTGAGTTCAGTGGCGTTCTGGACAAGCGCCGTAAGGCGGCACTGCCGCAATGGACAGCCAGCCAACATGTTGCGCTGCAGAAGCGTTTTTCCGAATACCTGAGCAAGGCGGAAAAGATGTTCAATGCGCGCGGCCTCGATAGCCGACCGGACTACCGCTGGGAACGCGCATTGCTGACATTGGGCGACTACCTGTTGCCAAGTGGCTACAACTATTCGTTCCTCGTCAACTCGGCGTCGGAGCAAGCCAGTTGGAAGCGGCTGTTGCGCGGCGGTGTTGGGGAGAACGTTCAGGAAGCGCGCGCGCTGTTACATAAGCTGCTGGATCAAATCGACCTTGACGCTTCGCTCGATGACCAACTCGATGAGTTGATAGCCAGCGCCAAAGGCCTGGAACCTTGGCGCCAGATCATGGTGCAAACGCCGGCGATCTTCCGCTACTGCGGTGAACATGCACTGCGCTGGGAGGGAAACTACATCTACATGCTCACCAAAAGCCGCATGAGTGGCATGCATGCCGAGCTGTTCAGCTATCACCTGCACCTTCAGCTTGCTGAGGAAACTGTCCAGAAATCCCTCTTGCCGCTACGAGCAGATACCTATGAGGCCGCCAGTGGCTCGGAGTTTGAACCGTTCCTGTACATCGCACTCCCCTTCCAGAACCACACCGTGTACCCCTGGATTTTTTCACGCGCAGGCGCCTTCAGAATCGAGGTAGATCGAAAAGCGTTGAAGCCTGTGCCTGACCTGGAAAAAATGCTGATCAATACCTTTGAGTTTGAGGTGCAGAAAGAAGTGCTGAAGCTAGACGTCACACAAGCCGCCATTCATTCCAAACTGCGCGCCATGGCTAAAGCGGTCAAAACCCTGGATAAACAGATGACTGCTACCTTGTAA
- a CDS encoding OsmC family protein — protein sequence MSKHTYEVSVTWTGNQGTGTSSYTAYTRDYAIEASGKPALLGSADPAFRGDPQRWNPEDLLLASLSACHKLWYLHLCAVNKVTVLAYIDQAQGVMVEGDGERKGHFISVVLRPHITVSAGSDVDFAVRLHEQAHHECFIANSVNFPVSCEPVITAQG from the coding sequence ATGAGCAAGCACACATACGAAGTATCGGTAACCTGGACAGGCAATCAGGGCACAGGCACCTCCAGCTATACGGCCTACACCCGTGACTACGCAATCGAGGCCTCTGGCAAGCCGGCGCTGCTTGGTTCGGCGGACCCTGCCTTTCGCGGTGACCCGCAACGCTGGAACCCGGAAGACCTCCTGCTGGCCTCGTTGTCGGCGTGCCACAAGCTCTGGTACCTGCACTTGTGTGCGGTCAACAAAGTGACGGTACTGGCTTATATCGACCAGGCACAGGGTGTGATGGTCGAGGGGGATGGCGAGCGCAAAGGGCATTTCATTTCAGTGGTGCTGCGCCCACATATCACCGTGAGCGCAGGCTCGGACGTGGACTTCGCCGTGCGCCTGCATGAGCAGGCGCACCATGAGTGCTTTATCGCCAACTCGGTGAACTTCCCTGTGAGCTGCGAGCCGGTCATCACTGCCCAGGGGTGA
- a CDS encoding HNH endonuclease signature motif containing protein, which yields MQLRDPDVVAEALHRADGSCEVCQKPAPFKRKSDGTPYLEVHHIVRLSDGGMDDLDNVCVVCPNCHRQAHFG from the coding sequence ATGCAGCTCAGGGATCCCGATGTAGTGGCCGAGGCTCTTCACAGGGCTGACGGTTCATGCGAGGTTTGCCAAAAGCCTGCGCCCTTCAAAAGGAAATCAGACGGGACCCCTTATCTTGAAGTCCATCACATCGTCAGGCTGTCGGATGGCGGCATGGATGATTTGGATAACGTCTGTGTAGTTTGCCCCAACTGCCATCGTCAGGCGCATTTCGGCTGA
- a CDS encoding HNH endonuclease, producing MAIKAVSKERIHEALREFDRELRSKQEWLGWEVNSAHRYSIDLEGVQYPAKQIVSLATGVPVSEFSGGATNSYLEKRGFKVVLLRVDSEVALQFTPGAVYDRKTEINGPFGGSRQSGISASATHPAIFIFTGDSGEQYGYADDWEDGAYLYTGEGQRGDMTLTRGNRALAEHAENGKAIYLFESLGKGNGNRYKGEFSCADILERIQPDVDGHDRTAFVFRLVPVENAEQFIGKDSQGEAELPLSLAAAREAALAACKPVTDNLGQSAPRKIYLRSRKIAHYVLMRADGTCESCEKPAPFKKKDGSHYLEPHHVNRLSDGGLDHPRYVGAVCPNCHREIHSGVHGAAVNDRLKQRIYAIEN from the coding sequence GTGGCGATCAAAGCGGTATCGAAGGAACGAATTCATGAAGCCTTGCGAGAATTTGACCGTGAGCTGAGGAGCAAGCAAGAGTGGCTGGGCTGGGAAGTAAACTCGGCACACCGTTACTCCATCGACCTAGAGGGGGTTCAGTACCCAGCCAAACAAATTGTATCTCTCGCTACCGGCGTACCCGTTAGTGAGTTCTCAGGTGGTGCGACTAACAGCTACTTAGAGAAAAGAGGCTTCAAGGTTGTTCTACTGCGGGTGGATAGCGAAGTTGCTTTGCAATTCACCCCTGGAGCTGTTTATGACCGTAAGACAGAGATAAATGGCCCGTTCGGTGGCAGCCGGCAAAGCGGTATCTCCGCATCCGCTACACATCCTGCAATTTTCATTTTCACAGGGGACAGCGGCGAGCAATACGGTTATGCCGATGATTGGGAGGACGGTGCTTACCTTTACACAGGGGAAGGCCAGCGCGGTGATATGACACTGACCCGTGGCAATCGAGCGTTAGCGGAACATGCGGAAAACGGCAAAGCAATCTATCTGTTTGAATCGCTAGGTAAAGGCAACGGCAATCGCTACAAAGGCGAGTTTTCTTGTGCCGATATCCTTGAGCGTATCCAGCCAGACGTGGATGGACACGACCGTACGGCGTTCGTATTTCGCTTGGTACCAGTAGAGAATGCCGAGCAATTTATTGGGAAGGATTCGCAGGGTGAGGCTGAGCTTCCGCTCTCACTGGCGGCGGCTAGGGAGGCAGCGCTAGCGGCCTGTAAGCCCGTCACCGACAATTTGGGCCAATCCGCCCCACGTAAAATTTACTTACGTAGCCGAAAGATTGCTCACTATGTATTGATGCGAGCAGATGGCACATGTGAGAGCTGCGAAAAGCCGGCGCCCTTCAAAAAGAAGGATGGCTCACACTATCTAGAGCCGCACCATGTTAATCGGCTTTCTGATGGAGGCTTAGATCATCCACGCTATGTGGGAGCGGTATGTCCGAATTGCCATCGGGAGATTCACTCTGGGGTGCACGGCGCAGCGGTTAACGATCGCTTGAAACAGCGGATATATGCCATTGAAAATTAA
- a CDS encoding DUF3077 domain-containing protein produces MATEETKFTVGKTTFYQGENQTHPLFRIEPGIPCQSAREQASELMGYARDLSIDGLMEDKPQLLWASHYLCALAKALLDDAELGMLTTS; encoded by the coding sequence ATGGCCACCGAAGAAACCAAATTCACTGTCGGCAAAACTACCTTCTACCAAGGTGAAAACCAGACCCACCCCTTGTTCCGCATCGAACCCGGCATCCCCTGCCAGAGCGCCCGCGAACAAGCCTCGGAACTGATGGGCTACGCCCGCGACCTGTCCATCGACGGCCTCATGGAAGACAAACCCCAACTGCTCTGGGCCTCGCACTACCTCTGCGCCCTGGCCAAGGCACTGCTAGACGATGCCGAACTGGGCATGCTTACAACTTCTTGA
- a CDS encoding DUF262 domain-containing protein: protein MNHSDLCLKPIHELLTDEQGNPTRFWIPAYQRGYRWKPLQVTQLLEDVREFSRRRNPQPEDFYCLQPLVIKATAQGQLEVVDGQQRLTTLLLILRHFNERLAEKYRQKLFTLNYETRPELLAFLEDPNEADADSNVDYFYLFNALKTIEDWFSRRAHEVDEIKTALLNKTRVIWFELDAQDNAVDAFTRLNVGKIALTDDELIRALFLKRGDCTEPDTAARQLKIAHEWDQLEKALQADEFWFFLSNQQGRTQNRIGLLFDLVAKADGLGNEAGQDEHGVFHAYSRKLEETGATSKVWLRIKQTFMMLEEWFEDRTLYHIVGFLIHHGMDVADICKLSQQTTKSAFERKLRKEVFARTVGDEDLDTLKPEALHLCISERLKELEYGRHSPAIRSLLLLFNLATLLDSPRSNLRFQFDSFKNGEWDIEHVRSIASSRPLRLHDQLSWLNLCAGYLEALRPEEKAGLASQLLSSIHAFIKQSKKSHSDEAFEALYNKLLAFFQETDEAPTDHRICNLALLDKATNRSYKNAVFAVKRKALLALDQSGIFVPLCTRNVFLKCYSPQADNVMVWSKDDRDAYQAEINRALVGFFSATQEITR from the coding sequence ATGAACCATTCCGATTTATGCCTCAAACCCATCCACGAACTGCTCACCGATGAACAGGGCAACCCGACCCGCTTCTGGATCCCCGCTTACCAGCGCGGCTACCGCTGGAAGCCTCTGCAGGTTACTCAGTTGCTGGAAGATGTGCGCGAGTTCAGCCGCCGCCGCAATCCCCAGCCAGAAGATTTCTATTGCCTGCAGCCACTGGTGATCAAAGCTACCGCACAGGGTCAGCTCGAAGTGGTCGATGGCCAGCAGCGTCTTACCACGCTGCTGTTGATTCTTCGTCATTTCAATGAGCGGCTGGCGGAAAAGTATCGGCAGAAGTTGTTCACCCTCAATTACGAAACCCGCCCAGAGCTGCTGGCGTTTCTGGAGGACCCCAATGAAGCCGATGCCGACAGCAACGTCGACTACTTCTACCTGTTCAATGCCCTGAAAACCATTGAGGACTGGTTCAGCCGCCGCGCTCACGAGGTCGATGAGATAAAGACGGCATTGCTGAACAAGACCCGAGTCATTTGGTTCGAACTGGACGCTCAGGACAATGCGGTAGACGCATTTACCCGCCTGAACGTGGGCAAGATTGCCTTGACCGATGACGAGCTCATTCGGGCACTGTTCCTCAAACGCGGGGACTGCACCGAACCCGATACCGCCGCTCGGCAATTGAAGATCGCCCACGAATGGGACCAGTTGGAAAAAGCCCTTCAGGCCGACGAGTTCTGGTTCTTCCTGAGCAATCAGCAAGGGCGCACACAGAACCGCATCGGCCTGTTGTTCGATCTGGTCGCCAAAGCCGACGGGTTGGGCAATGAGGCGGGCCAGGATGAGCATGGGGTCTTCCATGCCTATAGCCGCAAACTCGAGGAGACTGGCGCCACCTCGAAGGTGTGGCTGCGCATCAAGCAAACCTTCATGATGCTGGAAGAGTGGTTTGAAGACCGCACCCTCTACCACATTGTCGGGTTCCTGATTCATCACGGCATGGATGTCGCTGATATCTGCAAACTCTCGCAGCAAACAACCAAGAGCGCATTCGAACGCAAACTGCGCAAAGAGGTATTTGCCCGCACCGTCGGCGACGAAGACCTCGACACCCTGAAACCCGAAGCGCTGCACTTGTGCATCAGCGAACGCCTTAAAGAGCTGGAATACGGTCGCCATTCACCGGCCATTCGCTCGTTGCTGTTGCTGTTCAATCTGGCCACCCTGCTGGACAGCCCACGCTCCAACTTGCGCTTCCAGTTCGACAGTTTCAAGAACGGTGAATGGGACATCGAACACGTACGCTCGATCGCCTCCAGCCGCCCGCTGCGCCTGCACGACCAACTGAGCTGGCTGAACCTGTGTGCGGGTTACCTTGAAGCACTGCGACCCGAAGAGAAAGCGGGACTGGCCAGCCAGCTGTTGAGCAGCATTCACGCATTCATCAAACAATCAAAGAAAAGCCATTCCGACGAAGCGTTCGAAGCGCTTTACAACAAACTGCTGGCCTTCTTCCAGGAAACCGATGAAGCGCCTACAGACCATCGTATCTGCAACCTGGCCCTGCTCGATAAAGCGACCAATCGCAGTTACAAGAACGCCGTGTTCGCGGTCAAGCGCAAAGCGCTGCTAGCCCTAGACCAATCGGGGATCTTCGTGCCGCTGTGCACCCGCAATGTATTCCTCAAATGCTACAGCCCACAAGCCGACAACGTGATGGTCTGGAGCAAGGACGATCGCGACGCCTATCAAGCTGAAATCAACCGGGCCCTGGTGGGCTTCTTCAGTGCAACCCAGGAGATTACCCGATGA
- a CDS encoding MerR family transcriptional regulator: MLEPSHNDELPPIPGKRYFTIGEVSELCAVKPHVLRYWEQEFPQLNPVKRRGNRRYYQRQDVLMIRQIRALLYDQGFTIGGARLRLSSDEVKDESSQYKQLIRQMIVELEDVLVVLKK, from the coding sequence ATGCTGGAACCAAGCCATAACGACGAACTGCCCCCCATACCGGGCAAACGCTACTTCACCATTGGTGAAGTGAGCGAGCTTTGTGCGGTAAAGCCGCACGTGCTGCGGTATTGGGAGCAGGAGTTCCCTCAGTTGAACCCCGTGAAGCGGCGGGGGAATCGGCGGTATTACCAGCGCCAGGACGTGCTGATGATCCGCCAGATTCGGGCGCTGCTTTATGACCAAGGGTTCACCATTGGCGGGGCGCGGTTGCGGCTCTCCAGTGATGAGGTGAAGGATGAGTCAAGCCAGTACAAGCAGCTGATTCGGCAGATGATTGTTGAGTTGGAAGATGTGTTGGTGGTGTTGAAGAAGTGA